The window CTGCTCGGCTACTGGCCCACTTGCCGCATTCTGACTGCTGCATTTGCCTTTGTAGATGCCCCCGTCAGCTCCGTGGCCCTTCGCCAGTCAGGAGGCTATGTCGCCACAGTTGGAACAAAGTTCTGTGCTTTGAACTGGGAAGATCAGTCAACAGTTGTCCTAGCCACGGTGGATAAAGACAAGAAAAACAATCGATTCAATGACGGGAAGGTGGATCCCGCTGGGAGATACTTTGCTGGTATGATTAATCTTTTACTGAGCTTTGCAGGAAGCCATAACATGACTAATACAGGGCTCACTGCTATAGTGGTAAAAgcatatcacttttttttttaaatgagaaaatcttCCTAGTAATCCCTTTCAATTTCTGTCTCTAGCAAAGACTAATATGTATGGTAGTTTTGTAGTTTAAATGAGCTTTAAATACAAGGATTTTGTGTTGTTATTGATGTTGAAATTAGAAATCatttcaaatttacagaaaaaaatggaagccTAGTATGAACAACACCTGAATACTCCTTACCTAGATTCacctattgttaacattttgttcCCTTTGTTTTACCGTTTGCTCTCTCTCTGTATTTAaaaatggagtctctgggtagtccaaaatgttaacatgcttggcagctaaccaaaaggttcgaagttcaagtctaccagtacataccttggaagaaaagcctggcgatctacttctgaaaaatcagccaatttgAATCAGAGCCATGCATATGCAAGTCCAGGATGAGCCCAGGAGATCATAAACAGCTGTATGGGGTCGCAGTCCTGAGCTCCTCCCTCTCCACTCTCTCCTGGTACTTACAAGTTTCCTGGAGTCCCCTTTCCATTTCTTCAGCCAGAAATCACCCACTTCTATGATTGTGCTGCCTCTGGGCCACGCAGCGAgatgacacagagagaaaacttAAAAGCGACAGTTTGGTTCTGCCCTTTTGGAGCTGCAACTTCACCAAAAGGAGAGGAAGCTTTTGCTCCTGTCGTTTCCTGTTGCTGTCCACCTCTCTACTGTTTCTACCCCTGACACAGATTTGTCTGGGTACTGGTGATTGTGAAAatggatagtaaaaaaaaaaacgggggctttctcccactctctctgagcttcaggaATTTCCTTTTCTGCTTCTTGAGCCAGATCTAGAGAATTTCTCTCAGATCTCTGTCTGCACCACTTCTCACTTCTGGGTTTCAGGCTGCATTGAGTTCTGGCCCAGAGATACTAGAGGAGAAAATGATGAACTTACCACCAGTTCAGTGGAACTGCAAATTCCGGTGTTCTTCCCTGATCCACCTGCCGATATTAGTTTTCAGAGCTCTCAAAGAGCTGCACCGTGCATCCTGTCTAGGTTCTATAGTTGTCTTTAGTGGGAGAGTAAGGCTGGTGTGGGTTTACTCCGTCTTAGCTGGAACCGGAACCTCTCATTATAGTTCTAATTTAATTTGCAAAGGTAGTTATcgttaaaaaaaatagaactcaGATTGGGATTGTATAATAATTTTCTTGATTTAAACACACTGGAAAGAATCTTTGGAGAGAAAAAATGGTGTAGTGCATGGGACAAGATGCGTAGGCTAAGCTCAGTTCTCTTTGATTTTTGTAGGCACCATGGCTGAGGAAACAGCCCCAGCAGTTCTTGAGCGGCACCAAGGGTCCCTGTACTCCCTTTTTGCTGACCACCATGTGGAAAAGTACTTTGACCAGGTGGACATCTCCAATGGTTTGGACTGGTCCCTAGACCACAAAATCTTCTATTACATCGACAGTCTATCCTACTCTGTGGATGCCTTTGACTATGACCTGCAGACAGGACAGATATGTATGtgcttcttaaattatttttatcaatACTGCTggtatttttttcatatgcatgtgactgGTAAGCCACCTCTCCCTCAACACCAAGTGAAAAGGTCCTTCTTTGTCAAATAGAGAGCTTTCCAATGCTATTATTCCAATATAGTCATTATTACAGAGACTTGACTATGCTGCCAATCAAACCGTGACCCTCAACACAAGTAAACATGGCCATagttggtggcgcagtggttaagagttcagctgcttcttggatcaagtagacacgtgagactatgtgggcagctcctgtctggagggaagatgagagggcagagggggtcagaagctggccaagtggacacgaaaagagagtggagggaaggagtgtgctgtctcattaaggggagaacaattaggagtacatagcaaggtgtttataaatttttgtatgagagtccaacttgatttgtaaactttcacttaaagcacaataaaacatttttaaaaatttcagctgctaaccaaaaaggccggcaattcaaatccaccagccgctgcttggaaatcctctgtccttagggtcactataagccagaatcgactcgacagtaatgggtttggtttggtttttgccatAATATGGATACATCCTTAATCCCCTTTCTTGCCACCAGCACCAGAAAGGAACTCACTATAAAATGGATCGGGCTTTACCAGGAGGTGCTTAAAGACATGATATACAGCAGAATGGGATGAAATAGcagaaaattagaattttgggTTGATATTTCTTATTTGTATTTTAGTTAACCATAGGCAGGTACTCAGAGACAaattaacccaaaccaaaaccaaacccagtgccgtcaagtcgattccaactcatagcgaccctttcaAAATGGAGACGTAAAAAAAGTGGTTGCAGTTCAGCTCCATCAATGTGCTTAAAACGAACCATGGTTAGAAAGTGGGAGGGAAGGAATCATTTAGAAGAATTTAGAAGGGAGTACTTGAAAACTGTTTCATGAAAGGTACCTAACCAAAAAGgcaaaaaccttgaaagaaatcACAAACCACTTCATGCAGATTTAATCAGGGGCAAAATATTCCAGTACACTGTTCTTTTTTATGACAGTTTTTACACATTTTACTTATAcatggttttaatatttttttcattgtacCTCGATCTGATTACTATAGTGACCCGGTTTTTATAATGTAGAGTtcctctggaatttttttttattttattgtggtcaagtagatattattaaaaaaaaactttgccattttaaccattttgaggtgtataattaaattaaaaaaaaaaaacaagaattacattcaccatgttgtgtaaccatcactctGCATTTTGATACTTGGTTTTTGTATACTATGAGTCACCTCTTAAGGCCAGTCAGTTGCTTTCCGCGTGCCCCTCCTTTTGGAAATAAGTGCTTCTAATACTTAGTTTTGATAAGGTGATTTTGGAGCGTTCGTTTAGGCAGAATAAGAACTCGTACATTTTACTAGTTTTTGTGCTGGAACTGCTCCCATGGCCATTAAATTGCCTTCTACATCTTGGAGTAAATCAAGTAGGCATTTTTTGTGACTAAAACAGCAAAAATCCATCCACAGACTGAAGTTTATCTGAGATGGGCGTGCAAGGGCTTCAAGATCAGGTCATCCTCAAAAGAACTCTGGTATTTTAGTAaagattctattttcttttttctcttctcctttgtAAGCCTTTGACAGACATGTTTGTGCCCAACCCAAAGGGAGTGAATCCAACCCAAATCATGTGGGAAAGATTCTTTGTTGAGGGCTGCCCACTCATGTTTCTGGACATTTTTGATTTAGAGTTTGGAATCCTTCTCAATATCCCGTCTGTGGTTCCCACATGCCTGACATCAGATAAGCCGAAGTGACCAGTATCTATGATCAAGCTTGAAGGCTCACTATTTGATGGTCAGTATTGAATggcctgttttttgtttgttttgtttttaccataGTCAACCGCCGAAGTGTTTACAAGTTGGAGGAAGAAGAACAAATCCCAGATGGAATGTGTATCGATGCTGAGGGGAAGCTTTGGGTGGCCTGTTACAACGGAGGAAGAGTGATTCGTTTAGATCCTGAGACAGGTAGGCCCACAGCAAAATGAAAAGTCCCTGCTATGTCTAGAAAACACCAGACACTAGGGACTCAAGAAACCTCATTACTGATGGAGTTGGGGATATAGTCAAAGGTTTCGATTGGATGATTTTGGATAACGCCCAAAGATAGAGTCCAAAATTTATAGTCAGAACTTCTTTTCTTGTGGAGAtaagtttcttttatttttttgcagtattttttattgtagtaaatgaCAAACATATTTAATGATACatctctctctaaatatatagatagcatttgccatttcaacaatcttcacatgtatagttcagtggcattagatatgttcatcatat is drawn from Loxodonta africana isolate mLoxAfr1 chromosome X, mLoxAfr1.hap2, whole genome shotgun sequence and contains these coding sequences:
- the RGN gene encoding regucalcin, whose amino-acid sequence is MSSVKIECILPKNCRCGESPVWEETSDSLLFVDIPAKTVCRWDSLTKQVQQVTLDAPVSSVALRQSGGYVATVGTKFCALNWEDQSTVVLATVDKDKKNNRFNDGKVDPAGRYFAGTMAEETAPAVLERHQGSLYSLFADHHVEKYFDQVDISNGLDWSLDHKIFYYIDSLSYSVDAFDYDLQTGQIFNRRSVYKLEEEEQIPDGMCIDAEGKLWVACYNGGRVIRLDPETGKRLQTVKLPVDKTTSCCFGGKDYSEMYVTCARDGMDPEGLLRQPEAGGIFKITGLGVKGICPYPYAG